AGGGATGGTACATAACAGATCGCCCAATTGGAGCGCCCTGAAAATGCCGATTTTTTTTATTTCCTGAACAGGTAATTTCATATTTAGATAAATAATACGCGGTATTTAAAAGCCCCATACCATTGCCAATAAATGGAATAAAAAGGAATGAGTGTTGATGTAAAGATCATTTCAGCCACATGTTCCACCGAACGGCTGGTACGGTACAATCGCCTTGTGATGAAGTAAGCTGTGAGTATTAACCAACCCATCCCTCCTGATGCCGTAATTAAAGATGTGTTTGATAATAAGCCTGCTAAAAAAACAACAAAACAGGCTATGATGAAGTAATATAAAACAGGTGGCCATGATTGATTGAATTTTAGCACGGTAAAGTGCCGGGAACTTTTGATAAAGCAAAGCATTAAACAAGGTTTTCTTTTGCTCTTTTAAGCTGATGCCCCAGCGTGCCCGCCTCACAGGATGAACTACCATTGCCTGGTTGACCTTTTTTAGATCAATGTTATGGAAGATCAGTTTAAACTCCAGGTCACTATCTTCACGCCAGGCCATGCTAAACCGTTCGTCAAAACCACCGGTTATGAACAAGGCGAGTTTTGTGCAGGCACAGTTAGCGGTAACAAAATCCGCGGTTTCCAGGCCTGCTGTGTTAAGCTCGTAGTCGGTAGGGCGCTGTCCCCGCGGTACAATAACACGGCCGGTAAATGCCTGCGCCCTGGTTGGATCAACTTCTGCAAGTATTGCGGTAAGCCACCTGTTATCTGGCCGACAATCATCGTCGGTAAACGCTACCACAGCAGCTTTAGCGTTAAGCCAGCCGAGATTTCGCGCCGCGGCCGGCCCCTTTTTATCCGGCAAGCCGAAATAACGGATATTTAACAGCCTGTTAAAATCACTCACGGCTGCGCGGGTCTCCTGATCGGGGCCGTCGCTTATTACTAATATTTCAAATTCCTGTTTATTCAGTAACTGCAACTGCAGCGCTTTCAGGCATTTGCTGAGTAATTGTGGTCGTTTGTATGTCGGGATTACTATTGATATCTGCATTTTTTTCAATTATAAATGAACCAATGACCAAAGCATCAAAAGGGGAGCTCCAAAAACATTCAATAGCATCGCGTGGTGTGCAAACTATAGGTTTGCCAAGCGTATTGAACGAAGTATTGATCAGCACCGGAACGCCGATTTTGCGATAGAAGGCTTTTAGCAGATCATAATATTTTTT
The sequence above is a segment of the Mucilaginibacter celer genome. Coding sequences within it:
- a CDS encoding glycosyltransferase family 2 protein yields the protein MQISIVIPTYKRPQLLSKCLKALQLQLLNKQEFEILVISDGPDQETRAAVSDFNRLLNIRYFGLPDKKGPAAARNLGWLNAKAAVVAFTDDDCRPDNRWLTAILAEVDPTRAQAFTGRVIVPRGQRPTDYELNTAGLETADFVTANCACTKLALFITGGFDERFSMAWREDSDLEFKLIFHNIDLKKVNQAMVVHPVRRARWGISLKEQKKTLFNALLYQKFPALYRAKIQSIMATCFILLHHSLFCCFFSRLIIKHIFNYGIRRDGLVNTHSLLHHKAIVPYQPFGGTCG